One Aestuariirhabdus haliotis genomic window, ACATTACTGTACTTGGAAGCGGTCTCAGCATTATAGGTCCTGTATACGTTCGCTGAGCGATCCACCTGAATCAAATCATCGCCTGCACCACCAGACAAATTATTTGAACCTATGTAAGTAGTAACAATCGTATCATTACCCTCACCACCCAATACGGTGTCGTTGTGATTCCCTGCATGGATAGTGTCATCGCCTGTACCACCCAAAATCAGATTGCTTTGAGCGTCACCAGATAAAACATCATCAAGATTAGAACCAATGATGTATTGGGAGTTGTTATAGGTGGAACTGCCTAATGCTTGCAAGGCTGGAAGACTATCAAGATTACTGGTAATAAATTCTTTTAAGTTCCAGCTTTGAGCGTCGCCTTTGTTAACGATTTCTGCCAGCTCAAACAAGTCGTAAACAGCTTCATTATTGCCTTCCAAAGTGGTGATGAATACGTCTTCCATCGCAGAAAAATCGAAAGTAAACTCTCCCCCTTCGACAGAAAGACTAACCGCCTCGGTATAAGACTGCAGGCGTGTTTGGACTAATAAGGCGTTATAGATGGATGATTTTAATGATTCGTACGCGCGATCTATCATCTGGTTCTGAGCACCAAAAAGTGCGCTGGAACCATCCGCTCTTATGATATTTTGCACATCCTGAAATGACTGCCCGTTGAAAACTTCTAATACCTGAAGCTTATCCATCAACGAGCTTATGTTTCCTTCACTGTATTCGCCAATGTAAGTTCTCTGGTTATCCGGGTTAGTCGCATTCCAGCTATCCAGACGTTCACCCAGCGTGTCAAATTCGGCGGTTTTACTCCAGGCGACAATCAGGTTATCCAATATAGATTCTTGTTCGCCCTTACCTGATGCATTCGCGTATTGGGATAGTAACGCGGCCATCGTCGGGCTCAAGGTTGCCGCTTGCAGCAGATCACGTACAGCACCGGAGCCCTTCATGTCCGGTAGGTTTTGCATTGATTCAGGGACTTCCAGCGGGTCTGTAAACTCACGAAAGAATGGATTACTGGCCAGATCCAGATCGCCCAAATCGGCTTCTTCAACTGAGCCGGTGGTTCCGGTTGTACCCGTCGAACCATCGATCCGAGTATAGGTGCCGCTGGCTAACAGGACATTGCCACCGCCAATATCAGAACCGTCTGGCGTATTCGCCGTATTCAGACTTTGAATACCCAACTGCTCCATCGTCAGCAGTTCATTTTCCTGACTGACACCGTCAGAATTCAGGTCCTGCCACAAGCGCAAGTCGGTAAATCCAGAATCCTCTGAATCAACTTTTCCATCACCGTTTTCATCCAATTCGGCTAGCGCTTCGAAACCGTCCACCGCATTCGTCCCATCGGCTAATGGTGTACTGTCACCAAACAGTTCGGTTCCGTCATCGATGGTGCCATTGCCATTACGATCCAGCACCAGAAAGCCATCATCGGGGGCCAACCAGCCAGTCGCTTGTTTAACACCGTCAGCCGTGTGATCAAAAAGTACAGTGCCATCAGCCGGAGTGGTTTCTATTCCGTCACCATCGAGGTCCAGGGCCAAGGGGTCACGCCGAACAGGGGGAGGAGGGGTGTACTCTTGTGCTGAGTTATAAGTTGATGCAGTAACTGCATCAACTTCTTGAAAAGGTAGATCCCACCCAAGAAATGAAGACACCCCGTTAATAGCAGACTTCCCAAGCTCTTCAGCTCCTTCCCAGATATATGCTATGCCTTTTCCTAAATCTTCATATGCATCTGGAAATTCCTCAGCCAAGTAGTCGTTAACTACAGTGCCGACAAAATATGAACCAGCTACCGCACCAACGACAGCGCCTAAAGAGCCTACTGCAACAGCTGAAAATCCCAACCCCAGAACTGAGGCAGCACTGCTAGAAGCTAAAGCTCCAGCAATTTTGCCTGCAAATATTCCTGCAAAAAACCCAGAAACAAGACTACCAGTTAACCGCCCAACCTCATGAGGATCATTACTATCTATAGCTTTATCAATATCTATAGCGGTTGCTCCCCAAGTATATAATCTATTCCCTTGCTTGGCGGCACCACCAAGAATATTTAGAAACGATTTTATAGCATCTCTTGAATCAATAATATTTAGCGATTTATCTGCCGCAGACTGCAATTCTTTGGATAAGCTATCAAAACTTTTTCCAATAGCTTGACGATATTCATAATCACCAATACCTAATAATCTCTTATTTTTTAACTCCTCAACAGCTTCAATTTGACTAGCTTTATGTATAACCACATCCACAGCATCATTTATAGCAGAGCTATTATAAAGATCAGGCAAAACTTCAATCATTTTTACTAAAGTTTGCCTTAAAGCAGAAAACGCCAAGTCTTCTCCTGTTGAATTATTCTCTTCTGAAATTATCATTTAGCCATCCTTAGCAACTTATATTTATCTGAAATTGAAACCAAAAACATCGAATTAAAGAAACTTATACAATAAAAACATAGATAATAAATAAACGAATAGATCGATATATAACTTTGATCAAAAGAAAAATACCCTCCACCTTTAGGGATAAAACAAAACATCATCAAAAAACCGGCAAATAAAAAAACCAGAACAAAAAATCCTGTCCCAATAAAGTAAAGCCACGAAATATAAAACCCCCAAATTTTTCCCTTAATCATGGATTCAACAAAAACAAACAAGGGGAGCAAGCAAACACAAGGCAACCAAAAAACAAGACTAAATACCAGATAATTCAGCTTATAAAATTTTTCAAAATCATCTTTTAATAACTCTATTTCTCTATAAACAGGAACAACATCCGAAAAAAAAGAACCCAAACCAATATTCATGTTCGATAAAATAACAGAACAAATTACTATTAAAAAAAACGCCGAAAAATGAATCCTCCAAGAAACATAAAATCGAAACGAGTACAGCACATCACTTTTCATTTTAAATTCCCTTCAATTTTTACTTATATATCTGAACTCGACGTGCCATAAGTAACAAATCATTGTAAAAAATCAATCTAAAAAATCGACTGATATTCTTATAAACTTTCGTTCTTGTATTCTATAACCACATAACTACACGCCAACTATTCTCACAATTTCGACAATTACCTTTGCTTTAATTAATCAGAAAAATATAAAATCCATCGATCTTGATAGATAAAACGCCAAAGCCGAATCACTTTGACGCGTTTACTCAAGGAAGGGTTAACTCCAACTAGCGGCAATCACCGTATCCACCTGTTGGCGGTCTTCTGGTGTAATGGTTAGCTCACCGGCACCCGAAACATCAAACGCGGCCATGGCATTCACCAACTGCAATACCTGAGAGCTTTGCAATACGGCGCCGTCGCTGTCTACGATCGATGTCAGACTGTCGTTTCCGGTCGTCCAACCATCGACGGTGATTTGATCGGTACTGTCCAGTACATTGATCAACAGCTTTTCGTCTTGCAGGCTAAACCATAGATTGTCGGCTGTGATATCTCCGGTAAATACCAATTGGTCAGAGCCAGCATTACTCACGGTTTCTTCAGCTAGAGTATCCTGACCATCACCATTGCCGAACAAGAAGGTGTCGTTACCGGCACCGCCGGTGAGCACGTCATTACCTTCTCCGCCTGTCAGCTGGTCATGCCCACAACCGCCCGATAAGGTATCGGCACCATTGCCTCCGTAAAGCCTGTCGTTACCTTCCTGGCCAAACAGTTGATCGTCTCCGGCTTCACCGGACAGCTGATCATAGCCCGCACCACCGGCGACAATGTCATCGCCTGCACCCGCGAAAATTATATCGTCTTCAGTGCCTGCGATAATGCGTTCGGCACTTTCAACGCCTGCTAGCTCTTTGGTTTGTGCAACGATATCGCTCAAGATTTTTTGAGTGCCATCACTGAAGGAGAAGTTAACCGGGGAATTTAGTGGATCTTGACCAGCAAAGGCATAACTGACTGATTGCCCCTCGTACTCATTGCCATTGATGTCCATAAAGGTCAGCGTGACAATGGTTTCGTTATTCAGGGTTTCAAGACGGGCCACGACTCGATCAGCGGCCACATTATCCCCAAACTTCAACGTATTGACGCCCTGGGTATCAACGATGGTGTCAGCGCCCTCACCAATACGATATTGGTAACTGTCATTACCCATCCCCCCCGACAAGACATCATCACCTTTACCACCAATGAGGGTGTCGTCGCCGGCTAAACCGATTAGCGCATTATCATTGCTGTTACCGGTCAAGGTATTGGAGAGTTCGTTACCGGTGCCAGTAGCTGCATCCCCATCTAGCAACGTCAGGTTTTCAACCGCCGAGGACAAACTGTAATCGATACTGGATTCGATAGTATCGGTACCTTCATCTGCCAGTTCCACAACGCTGTCGGAAAGATGATCAACCCGATAGGTATCATCCCCCATCCCTCCCATCAAAGTATCAGTACCTTCGGCACCATCCAGCAAGTTGTTACCCGTATTACCGATCAAAAGATTATTCTGGGCATTACCCCAAAGCTTCAAGTCGGCATCACCTAGCAGGTGAACTTCTTCAATATTATCCGCCACGGTATAAGAAGCATGGCTATAAACGGTGTCATAACCACCGTCTGCCATTTCTGTTATCTCATCGGCATAGTAGGTAGTAACCGTCTTTTCAATCTGAGTGAATTGCGGCTCATCAGCAGCCAGCGTGATGGTTTTGGAGTTTTCAGATTCTGCTTCAGTTGGTGCACTTGTATTGACAGTCTGTTCCGTAAGAACGGTTTCTTCCCCTTTTGAAGCATCGTCAGAACCAGACGATTTATAGAGGTTGAACCAGCCTTCTAACTTTGCCAATAATAATGACGATTGAGTTGCAGAATCCTCCCTGTATTTATTTCCCTTTTTACCGCTATGACTAGTCCATGAGCTTGACTGACGGCCATAACGGGATTGACCATAGCCATAATCCCAGCTTGAGTATTGACCCCTTGAGCGATCATCACAATCGCCTCCGGCATTACCCCACTTGGAGCCCCTACCCGAACCTTGCCCCCACCTGGGCTGCTCTTTCTGTTTCCAATCGGATTCGCAATTCCAATCAGATTTCCAATTATCATCGCATCCCCAGTTAGCATCCCAGCCCGAATCACATTCCCAATTGCTACCGTTTCCTGGATTCCAACCCCAGTCACTACCGGAGCCGCAATCATCATCAAAATTCCAATCGCATCCGCCATTAGAACCCCAGTCATCATCGCAGCCCCAATCTGAGTTCCAATCATCACCACAACTCCAATCGGAACCCCAGCCGGTATCACACTCCCAGCCCCAACCAGAATCACAATCCCACGACCAATTCCAATCCCATTCCCAAGAACCGCAGCCATCATCGGGCTGTTCTGGTAATTCCGGAATGACCTCTTCCGATGGGTCGCAGGCGAGCCCCAGCTCTGGCTCAACAGGCACATCCACCGTAACGGTTTCCGATTCGCTATAACCGTCGATGAAGTAAACATCATCGCCTTCACCACCCTCTAGTCGGTCTAAGCCGCCGTTATCAACAGCGTTCAAGCTGTCTTCTCCCTGGCCACCGTAGAGTGTGTCGTTACCTTCACCACCGATCAGGGTGTCGTCACCATCACCGCCATCGATAACATCATGCCCTTCGCCACCATCAAGATGATCGTTATTACTGAGCACTGTTATTCCATCAGTAGAATTGCCGTAATTGGGATCTTCGTTATCAAAGAAGCTTGGTAGGTAATCCCCATCACCGTTTTCTTCAACAATGACCTGACCGCCGCCATTATCCCCACCATAAAGATAGTCGTCACCCGAGCCGCCATAGATTTCATCATCGCCAGAGCCGCCGTCCAGATGATCGTTACCGGCACCGCCATCGAGGTAATCGTTATTGGAGAACACAGGGGCATCACTGCCTTCTTGAGGCGAGTCAACTTCTTCATTATTGAGGCTAAAACTCGCCACATCGACACCACCACCATCACCTTCATTGACGACCAAGAAAGGATCATCGCCGCCATAGATGATGTCGTCACCCTCACCGCCGATCAAACGGTCGTCACCCTGACCACCATCAATCGAATCATTACCGGCACCACCATCAATGATGTCATCATTCTCAACTAATACTATGTCTCCATCCCATATATTACTTTGGTACCAGTTGACTTTGTCTTCACCACCAAACAGGACATCGTCGCCTTCACCACCCGATATTTGGTCATTACCGGCTTGACCATCGATCTCATCGTTACCCGCATACCCCAGCAGGTCGTTATCAAGTTCATTACCCAATATCTCGTTATCTAACGCATTACCTTCGCCAATGTAAGCATCGTCTCCGGATAACTTTAGCGCTTCGACATTATCCAGTAATCGGTAATTGGAGTATGCCTCTACACGATCATAGCCTTCATTTTCCAGTTCAATTGCCTGGTCTGATTCGCTTTCCACTACATAAGAATCATCGCCCTGGCCACCGTACATTTTGTCTTGACCATAACCTCCATCAAGGTAGTCATGGCCGCCCATACCATGGAGAACGTTATCGCTGTAGTTACCGAAGATTTTGTTCGAAAGATCGTTGCCCGTGCCAGTCACTGCATCGCCGTGACTTAAATAAAGCTCTTCCAGGTTATCGCCCAGGGTGTAATCGATGCTGCTATGAACTTCGTCATAACCTTCATTAGCGTTTTCGGTGATTACATCCCCAACATTATCAACGGTATAGTAATCATCACCAGTGCCGCCCTCCATGGTGTCTGCGCCAGATCCACCATAGATCCTGTCGTTACCACTACCGCCTACGATCGTGTCGTTGCCAGAGTTACCGAGTAAGAAGTCGTCGCCTGATTCTCCACGAAGTTCATTAGCACCTGAATTACCAGATATACGATTGTCGCTACTATTTCCATAGCCAAAAAGGTTATTTGTACCTGTTAAATTAAGCTCCTCGATATTTTCAGACAACTGATAGGAGGCTGAACTGTATACTCGGTCGTATTCATACCCTTCTTCTCTGGTGTTATACCGTTCTTCTATTATTTGATCTTCGGTCTCATCCACATAGTAAGTATCGTATCCCCGACCTCCGATCATCACATCAACACCATTCCCTCCATTGAGAGTATTATGCCCCTCATTACCTGTCAGGCTATTATCTAACGCATTACCAATTCCTGTTCTAGCGGACCCAGTCAGGACCAGATTTTCTACATGATCGGTCAGTGTATAATTTACACTGGCCTCAACAGTATCATTACCAGAAGAATAATATTCTGAAACCCTATCTTTGAAATCATCAACGATATACAGATCATCGCCTCTTCCACCACTCATCTGATCGCCAGAAGCTCCACCATCCAGGCGGTTATTTCCCTCGTTCCCTGAAATCACATTAGCCAAGGAGTTTCCCCAGCCAGAGATATTGTCAGCCCCTTCTAAGGATAGATTTTCTACACCAGCTCGTAAGTGATAATCAGAAGTAGAGACAACATTATCGTTGCCTTCGCCGTCCTCCTCAATTATTTGATCGGCATCGGAATCAACATAATAAGTATCATTGCCAGTACCGCCAACCAAGGTGTCGGCTCCAGTCCCTCCATCTAAAATGTCATTGCCCGATTTACCATATAACGTGTCTTCGCCATCCAAACCAAATAGCTGATTATTTGCTTCGTTGCCATTAAGAATATTATTCTCAGCATTGCCTGTACCTGCGCTCGCGTTTTCTATTAACTCCAAATTCTCTACATTGTCAGATAGCGTATAATTTAATCCGACACGAACAGTATCAATACCCTCATCAGCTAGCTCAATGACCTGATCATCCAAAGAATCAATCAAATAGGTGTCATCACCCTTCATGCCGTGCAAGGCATCGTCGCCTTCACCACCATCTATCAGATCATTTCCAGACATACCATAAATCAAATCGTTACCAGCATAACCATAAATGGTATCCTCCAATCCTGTACCATAAATAGTGTCATCCTGATCAGTACCCGTATGCTCCATACCTAAGGCTAATATAGCCTCATACGACAAGCTCTCACCGTCAGCAAAGTCTATGGAGGAAATGCCTGCCCCAGCATATGGATTTAATGCATCGAAATTTTCCAAATGCAAAATATCAATGCCGGCAAATCTGATAACCAATGACCCCATCCCGATAGATAGAAATCCACTTCCGAAAGCTTGTACTAAATCACCATAACCTCGATCAATATAAACCGAATTTTTTCCGGAATCGTTAATCCGATCAGCGTCGAAATCAGGAGGGGCGGACCCTTCAGTGTCAAATAGCTCACCAACATTGACTATATAAGTATCTTCACCAGCTCCACCCCAAAGGGTATCACTGCCCTCTCGACCCCAAATAATGTCTTTACCCTCACCGCCATAAATGACATCGTCACCCTTGCCGCCATCCAGCTTATCGTCACCCGCTCCACCGATTAATGTGTCTTTGCCTCCCATTCCCAGCAAAGTGTCTTCACCATCACCTCCATCAAGATAATCATCAAAATCATCATCAGGATTATCATCACCCTGCAGATAGTCATCATCATCCCCACCATAAAGGTGATCACTACCACCATTTCCCCATATTTTATCTGATCCTTTTCCACCGAAAATAATATCATCACCATCCAGATTTTTATCACCACTGACCTTATCGCCAGAGAGCTCATCATCACCGGAATCACCAGAAATCACATCATTTCCTGCACCACCAAATATTTCGTCTTTATCCTCTCCACCAATAAGCACATCATGACCAATGACATTACCCGCATCGCCAGGGTTTTCACCGGTCAATATATCGTTTCCACTTCCACCATAAACAATATCGTTACCGATACTTCCCCCGACATTATCAGCACCACCGCCAGCAAAAATAAGATCGTCCCCACTACCTTCAGGTTCACTCAAGCCAGTTACCGGTGAAAAAACATAGCTTCCATCGATACGCTCAACGGTCCATTTAGATGAAGAAGAAACCCAGTTGTTATCTCCATCAATGTGGTCATCCCCTGCCGCACCGTAAATGGTGTCCTCACCACTCCCACCCCAAATAGCATCAGCGCCAGTCCCACCTATTAGAACGTCATCTCCATAGAGACCAGAGATCCAATCACCCAACTCGGCACCTTGTCCGATACCGTTCATACGAACGTCATCATTAAGGATCTCAATATCTTCCCCTGCAATCACCTCACTAACATTTATGCCGGAACTTGGTTTGTTCGGTATCCCATTGAGAAGGTCTCGTCCATCAGTCCCTGTTTTTGTAAGACCCGCCGATACATAAGAAGGCATCGCTCCTGAGTGGTCGGTTAGGTCAAGATCGAAGCTTTCTTTGTTGTTGACCCAGCCCACAATACGAAGGACATCACCGGTACCGACTCCACCTAAATGAATCAGGAGATCATTATCTGCCACAGTCAAGACATGGGAGCCTGGCAAAGGCTTACCATCATTACCTAACTGGCGATATACATTATTGTCGACATCAACAGATTGAAATCCTGTAAGTGATACGAAATTTTCACCATCGATAGAGTATTCGATGCTATTGAACCCTTTGACATCGACTATATGATCCAGTCCATCACCGACGGTAAATCGATAGACGTCATCCCCCTCCCCACCTTCGAGTCGATCAACTCCCTTCCCGCCTATTAAAGTATCTTTCCCTTTACCACCAAACAACTGATCATCGCCTATGCCACCGTCTAGCGTATCTTCACCGTCATTACCTTCAAGCCAGTCGTTTCCAGAAAATCCACGTATTGTATCATCCCCACCCCGACCGTAAATTCTTCCACCATATACATGGCCATCAATATTTTCCTCCTTATCACTACCAAACTTTATATAGGAAGGCTCAATTGACTTTAAATTGTTATCTTTTAAATCCGAGGTGGTACGCCTTATCCCTTCATTCAAGTCAGTATATACCGCCTTTTTATTGACACCTACATCATAAAAAACGCCATCTTCACCATCTCTAAAATTATAATGCAATGTACTTTCAAGATATTGAGCCCTATCTAAAAGGTATTGCTCAGAAAAATTCTCAGTGTCGTAATAACTGCTTTCCACATCCGTCCCGGATAAATCACCAAGAACAACAAAGGGCAACAGATTTTCAATAGAGTACCGGTAAGAACGAGATTCAATATCATTATTATCAGAAATAATCGATATTATCTTTTGCTCAAATGTAAAAGGAATAACAGTAAGATCACTCGTATTTTTTGATACATAGCTAGTTAATTCAAGAGCCTTTTCATTAAATATATTCCGCTTATCTAAGCCTTCAGTACCAGAATAACTTTCCAAATATATATCTTCTTTTATAAACAACTTATAAAGCTGCATGACTACTGACTCAAAGCTATTTTTAGCAACCGAACTGGCTTGGTATAGAATTTTACCAATGATATCCATTTCAATTTTTGAATCTACCTCTGAGAGCAAGTTATAAACCTGTAGAGAATCCACAAGCTGCACCTTGCCATGACCTGCAAGACCGGTAAAACCATTTGTTTCAATAAATATTTCTTCTGGATCACTATCAAAACCCTTGCCAGCGTCGCCTGAAACAAGATCCCCATCATCTCCAACTGCATTAGATTCCGCAGTTATTTGATGAATAATATTAGAGTCAAATCCTAATGCCTGTTCATTCCCAGTAATCTTTGAAATAGCCTTTAACGTTATAGCTTTACTAAAATCACCATCATAGCCAGCACCAAGATAAGTATATGCAGTTTCAACTAAATCCGGAAAAAGCAACGTACTTAGAGCAGACAAATGACCACCCAAAGAATGCCCTGCGACTGTTATTTTTTCTCCATCACTTATCACACCAGATCCAATTATTGGATCAACTTCCTCTATATAATAAACGTAGTTATTACTAGGTCCTTCATCGCCCTCTCTTTCCCTTTTCTCATATAAAGCCTCTACACCTAAAGGCTCTGTCCCTTTTATTTTTCTCTGGATTGCAACTTGCCTAACAACTCCACTTTTAAGACTGCTAACATAATTATATAAATCAACAGTTTGCCTTAACGCCAACCCCAATGTAACAATCTCATAATCAGCATCAAACAAATCCTGCCCTAACTCAGAAGGCTCAGTACCAGAAATCCCTAGAATCAAACCTCCAGACGCACCACCGATCTCTTTATCTCTAAATAAAACCGCATCAAAACCACTTAAATACTCATTATCAGTTGACGCAACATAGTCAAAACGCTTAAAAAAATTGCCCGCCTGAGAACTTGAAAACCCAGAAGTGCTTTGATCTTGAATGGCTAAATCCCCTTCATTATCTATTTCTGCATAAGCAGCCTGCATAATTAATGAATATTTATAATAATCAGAAATAATATTTTTCATTATCAAATCCCTTTTCCTTCATATCCATAAAAACCATCAAACAAACTATTATCTGACGAAAATCTTCGCTTATGAGAAAATGATTCATAGCAAGAACTAATACTAATTCCGAAAGGTGAAGCCAAAAAACTTTCTAACCAACCATTGTAGACATAGTAATCTTTTCTTTCTGCCACTATTCTCTTATCATCAATTTTCTGTATATAGTAATGCTTTAAATATGCTTCAACACCAAACCAAACTCCAACCTCATAATTTAAGTTAGCCCTGTATTCATACTTACTTAATATACTTTTTACTGAACTTGAAATAATTTCGCCTTCTTCAATGTATAGCCTTTCATATCCGCCGCTTTTTTCATTTATTTCAACATATTTAAACCCTTTATTTAGCAAACTATCAATTAGTGGAGTTTTATAATCCTTCGCAATATATATACCACCCTCACTACTTTCTTCGTAGACTTTAACTCCTCCATCGTTAAAGCAAAGGCGAGTTAGATATAGCCTACCAATTAAAACATCCCATGTAGGAATTAATATCAATGCTAGAACCACTATCCCCAATATTATTTTTCTTATTATTACAACTCTAATCTCTCTATTCACAATTTTCGTTACATAGAAAAATGTCAAAGCCGATACAGGAAAGTAAAACA contains:
- a CDS encoding calcium-binding protein, with the protein product MKNIISDYYKYSLIMQAAYAEIDNEGDLAIQDQSTSGFSSSQAGNFFKRFDYVASTDNEYLSGFDAVLFRDKEIGGASGGLILGISGTEPSELGQDLFDADYEIVTLGLALRQTVDLYNYVSSLKSGVVRQVAIQRKIKGTEPLGVEALYEKREREGDEGPSNNYVYYIEEVDPIIGSGVISDGEKITVAGHSLGGHLSALSTLLFPDLVETAYTYLGAGYDGDFSKAITLKAISKITGNEQALGFDSNIIHQITAESNAVGDDGDLVSGDAGKGFDSDPEEIFIETNGFTGLAGHGKVQLVDSLQVYNLLSEVDSKIEMDIIGKILYQASSVAKNSFESVVMQLYKLFIKEDIYLESYSGTEGLDKRNIFNEKALELTSYVSKNTSDLTVIPFTFEQKIISIISDNNDIESRSYRYSIENLLPFVVLGDLSGTDVESSYYDTENFSEQYLLDRAQYLESTLHYNFRDGEDGVFYDVGVNKKAVYTDLNEGIRRTTSDLKDNNLKSIEPSYIKFGSDKEENIDGHVYGGRIYGRGGDDTIRGFSGNDWLEGNDGEDTLDGGIGDDQLFGGKGKDTLIGGKGVDRLEGGEGDDVYRFTVGDGLDHIVDVKGFNSIEYSIDGENFVSLTGFQSVDVDNNVYRQLGNDGKPLPGSHVLTVADNDLLIHLGGVGTGDVLRIVGWVNNKESFDLDLTDHSGAMPSYVSAGLTKTGTDGRDLLNGIPNKPSSGINVSEVIAGEDIEILNDDVRMNGIGQGAELGDWISGLYGDDVLIGGTGADAIWGGSGEDTIYGAAGDDHIDGDNNWVSSSSKWTVERIDGSYVFSPVTGLSEPEGSGDDLIFAGGGADNVGGSIGNDIVYGGSGNDILTGENPGDAGNVIGHDVLIGGEDKDEIFGGAGNDVISGDSGDDELSGDKVSGDKNLDGDDIIFGGKGSDKIWGNGGSDHLYGGDDDDYLQGDDNPDDDFDDYLDGGDGEDTLLGMGGKDTLIGGAGDDKLDGGKGDDVIYGGEGKDIIWGREGSDTLWGGAGEDTYIVNVGELFDTEGSAPPDFDADRINDSGKNSVYIDRGYGDLVQAFGSGFLSIGMGSLVIRFAGIDILHLENFDALNPYAGAGISSIDFADGESLSYEAILALGMEHTGTDQDDTIYGTGLEDTIYGYAGNDLIYGMSGNDLIDGGEGDDALHGMKGDDTYLIDSLDDQVIELADEGIDTVRVGLNYTLSDNVENLELIENASAGTGNAENNILNGNEANNQLFGLDGEDTLYGKSGNDILDGGTGADTLVGGTGNDTYYVDSDADQIIEEDGEGNDNVVSTSDYHLRAGVENLSLEGADNISGWGNSLANVISGNEGNNRLDGGASGDQMSGGRGDDLYIVDDFKDRVSEYYSSGNDTVEASVNYTLTDHVENLVLTGSARTGIGNALDNSLTGNEGHNTLNGGNGVDVMIGGRGYDTYYVDETEDQIIEERYNTREEGYEYDRVYSSASYQLSENIEELNLTGTNNLFGYGNSSDNRISGNSGANELRGESGDDFLLGNSGNDTIVGGSGNDRIYGGSGADTMEGGTGDDYYTVDNVGDVITENANEGYDEVHSSIDYTLGDNLEELYLSHGDAVTGTGNDLSNKIFGNYSDNVLHGMGGHDYLDGGYGQDKMYGGQGDDSYVVESESDQAIELENEGYDRVEAYSNYRLLDNVEALKLSGDDAYIGEGNALDNEILGNELDNDLLGYAGNDEIDGQAGNDQISGGEGDDVLFGGEDKVNWYQSNIWDGDIVLVENDDIIDGGAGNDSIDGGQGDDRLIGGEGDDIIYGGDDPFLVVNEGDGGGVDVASFSLNNEEVDSPQEGSDAPVFSNNDYLDGGAGNDHLDGGSGDDEIYGGSGDDYLYGGDNGGGQVIVEENGDGDYLPSFFDNEDPNYGNSTDGITVLSNNDHLDGGEGHDVIDGGDGDDTLIGGEGNDTLYGGQGEDSLNAVDNGGLDRLEGGEGDDVYFIDGYSESETVTVDVPVEPELGLACDPSEEVIPELPEQPDDGCGSWEWDWNWSWDCDSGWGWECDTGWGSDWSCGDDWNSDWGCDDDWGSNGGCDWNFDDDCGSGSDWGWNPGNGSNWECDSGWDANWGCDDNWKSDWNCESDWKQKEQPRWGQGSGRGSKWGNAGGDCDDRSRGQYSSWDYGYGQSRYGRQSSSWTSHSGKKGNKYREDSATQSSLLLAKLEGWFNLYKSSGSDDASKGEETVLTEQTVNTSAPTEAESENSKTITLAADEPQFTQIEKTVTTYYADEITEMADGGYDTVYSHASYTVADNIEEVHLLGDADLKLWGNAQNNLLIGNTGNNLLDGAEGTDTLMGGMGDDTYRVDHLSDSVVELADEGTDTIESSIDYSLSSAVENLTLLDGDAATGTGNELSNTLTGNSNDNALIGLAGDDTLIGGKGDDVLSGGMGNDSYQYRIGEGADTIVDTQGVNTLKFGDNVAADRVVARLETLNNETIVTLTFMDINGNEYEGQSVSYAFAGQDPLNSPVNFSFSDGTQKILSDIVAQTKELAGVESAERIIAGTEDDIIFAGAGDDIVAGGAGYDQLSGEAGDDQLFGQEGNDRLYGGNGADTLSGGCGHDQLTGGEGNDVLTGGAGNDTFLFGNGDGQDTLAEETVSNAGSDQLVFTGDITADNLWFSLQDEKLLINVLDSTDQITVDGWTTGNDSLTSIVDSDGAVLQSSQVLQLVNAMAAFDVSGAGELTITPEDRQQVDTVIAASWS